A genome region from Tursiops truncatus isolate mTurTru1 chromosome 15, mTurTru1.mat.Y, whole genome shotgun sequence includes the following:
- the USP42 gene encoding ubiquitin carboxyl-terminal hydrolase 42 isoform X2 encodes MTTGDKASESSDPSTCQNQPGSSEAVSPGDMEAGSASWGTVSSLNDVSSHALSLGPVPGAVVYSSSPVPEKSKPSPPKDQALGDGIAPPEKILFPSEKICLKWQQTHRVGAGLQNLGNTCFANAALQCLTYTPPLANYMLSHEHSKTCHAEGFCMMCTMQAHITQVLNHPGDVIKPMFVINEMRRIARHFRFGSQEDAHEFLQHTVDAMQKACLNGSNKLDRHTQATTLVCQIFGGYLRSRVKCLNCKGVSDTFDPYLDITLEIKAAQSVNKALEQFVKPEQLDGENSYKCSKCKNMVPASKRFTIHRSSNVLTLSLKRFANFTGGKIAKDVKYPEYLDIRPYMSQPNGEPIIYDLYAVLVHTGFNCHAGHYFCYIKASNDLWYQMNDSIVSISDIRSVLSQQAYVLFYIRSHDVKIGGELTHSAHSPGQSSPQPVISQRVVSNTQAASGFIGPQLPSHMMKNPPHLNGTGPLKEMPSSSMASPNGNSSVSRTGPVNASTSVQDWPVNRPSAIPEHPKKQKITISIHSKLPVQKMQPQPTLHSSSSESANKPAPSSTITTSTAIQSTSSAPVMPASSKVTKQIALRESCPEPVTNGRSKLSSGVLVPYGAESSEESDEEAKGLGKENSLRPAESARAPAPLAEDVGASPHELREPVALNGATSTDSDPKENSLPSGAASCHVQPALHSENPFSKANSLPGKLMPAPLPLLPEDKILETFKLGSKGKGSTDEMSTTGTEERPPQDPEAELEAGSSAPDSRENLELVMSLSSKFKKVLLPSDASIKPTKEEVSENILAKPEEALPSINTFCNTNKDTLGGDQLPKLCDPGNLTNDQSKPSQDVKGTSPERPQDPAAAEAAGRLSPSPLSGTEGDCEPEPLGHSSRDRGTDVEGPPKSTGVSADGVPSPQLDRIAENRPEGVPEQSNGERGEDSKAGQKVQEACAVQEKTSSLRKVDRGHYRSRKDRSSSGEHARDSRSGTEEQPRRRRPHHEWKRCRSERPEPCAAAPHAPCPGSLARSGHPRSRSMGAPDQEWGRYHHAEAEHAWARENYPDGMRWGRFRYHHDRYASYPAREPWEWRPLHGEREYDRAGPYSGRPHKDHYRGRKGHEPAAKERDRHRISSPGAGPAHTPPPHPADKYAHDKAALGAEDRGCDLAGQFHEHKNIKSRKRRYSSVGDKDSHVEKKAWRSLQKDPLEEPKVKKHKKSKKKKSKDKHRERNSRVYLCSRNECQQ; translated from the exons ATGACCACAGGTGACAAAGCTTCAGAATCTTCAGACCCATCAACCTGTCAGAACCAGCCTGGCAGTTCTGAGGCAGTCTCACCTGGAGACATGGAGGCAGGTTCTGCCAGCTGGGGTACTGTGTCTTCATTAAATGATGTTTCAAGTCACGCGCTTTCTTTAGGACCAGTACCTGGTGCTGTAGTTTATTCAAGTTCACCTGTACCTGAAAAATCAAAACCATCACCACCAAAGGATCAAG ctCTAGGTGATGGCATTGCTCCTCcagaaaaaattcttttcccatctgaGAAGATTTGTCTTAAGTGGCAGCAAACTCATAGAGTAGGAGCTGGGCTCCAGAATTTGGGCAATACCTGTTTTGCCAACGCAGCGCTGCAGTGTTTAACTTATACACCACCACTTGCCAACTACATGCTATCACACGAACACTCCAAGACAT GTCATGCAGAAGGATTTTGTATGATGTGTACAATGCAGGCTCATATCACACAAGTGCTGAACCATCCTGGGGATGTTATTAAACCGATGTTTGTCATTAATGAGATGCGGC GCATAGCTAGGCACTTCCGCTTTGGAAGCCAAGAAGATGCCCATGAATTCCTTCAGCACACTGTTGATGCTATGCAAAAAGCATGCTTGAATGGCAGCAACAA ATTAGACAGACACACCCAGGCTACCACACTCGTTTGCCAGATATTTGGAGGATACCTAAGATCTAGAG tcaaATGTTTAAATTGCAAAGGTGTGTCAGATACTTTTGATCCATATCTCGACATAACATTGGAAATAAAG GCTGCTCAGAGCGTTAATAAGGCATTGGAGCAGTTTGTGAAGCCGGAACAGCTCGATGGAGAAAACTCGTACAAGTGCAGCAA gTGTAAAAATATGGTTCCAGCTTCGAAGAGGTTCACTATACACAGATCTTCTAATGTTCTCACACTTTCTCTGAAACGTTTTGCAAATTTTACTGGTGGAAAAATTGCTAAG GATGTGAAATACCCTGAGTATCTTGATATTCGACCGTATATGTCTCAGCCGAACGGAGAACCGATCATTTATGATTTGTATGCAGTACTGGTACACACTGGTTTTAATTGCCATGCTGGCCATTACTTCTGCTACATAAAA GCTAGCAATGACCTCTGGTACCAAATGAATGACTCCATCGTATCTATCAGTGATATTAGATCGGTACTCAGTCAACAAGCTTATGTTCTCTTTTATATCAG GTCCCACGATGTGAAAATAGGAGGTGAACTTACTCATTCCGCCCATAGCCCTGGCCAGTCCTCTCCCCAGCCGGTGATCAGCCAGCGGGTTGTCAGCAACACACAGGCAGCATCCGGGTTCATCGGACCACAGCTTCCTTCTCACATGATGAAG AACCCACCTCATCTAAACGGGACAGGACCCTTGAAGGAAATGCCGAGCAGCTCCATGGCAAGTCCTAACGGGAATTCCAGTGTCAGTAGGACTGGCCCTGTTAACGCCTCGACATCTGTTCAGGACTGGCCGGTTAACAGGCCCTCAGCTATTCCAGAACAtcccaagaaacagaaaatcacgATCAGTATTCACAGCAAGTTACCTGTGCAGAAAATGCAGCCACAGCCTACTCTCCACAGCAGCTCTTCGGAGAGCGCTAACAAGCCCGCCCCCTCCTCTACCATTACGACTTCTACTGCAATACAGTCTACCTCGAGTGCCCCCGTGATGCCCGCGTCTAGTAAGGTAACGAAGCAGATCGCCCTGAGGGAGTCCTGCCCTGAGCCTGTGACGAACGGCAGGTCCAAGCTGAGCTCCGGCGTGCTGGTCCCCTACGGCGCCGAGTCGTCCGAAGAGTCCGACGAGGAGGCGAAGGGCCTCGGCAAGGAGAACAGTCTCCGTCCTGCCGAGAGCGCGCGCGCCCCTGCTCCGCTTGCCGAAGATGTCGGGGCCTCTCCGCACGAGCTCCGAGAGCCCGTGGCTCTAAATGGTGCTACCAGTACGGACAGTGACCCGAAAGAAAACAGCCTACCCTCGGGTGCTGCCAGCTGCCACGTCCAGCCTGCCCTACACTCAGAAAACCCCTTTTCTAAGGCAAACAGTCTCCCTGGGAAG TTGATGCCTGCTCCTTTGCCACTTCTCCCAGAAGACAAAATCTTAGAGACCTTCAAACTCGGCAGCAAAGGGAAAGGCTCCACAGATGAGATGAG TACAACTGGGACAGAGGAGAGGCCTCCGCAGGACCCCGAGGCTGAGCTGGAGGCTGGCAGCTCCGCTCCCGATTCCCGTGAGAACCTAGAGCTGGTCATGAGCCTTAGCAGCAAATTCAAGAAGGTTTTGTTGCCCTCAGACGCCAGCATCAAACCTACCAAAGAAGAAGTCTCTGAAAACATTTTGGCAAAACCCGAGGAGGCTTTGCCGAGTATCAACACCTTTTGTAACACCAACAAGGATACCCTCGGGGGTGACCAGCTTCCTAAACTGTGTGACCCAGGGAATTTAACAAACGATCAGAGCAAACCGTCCCAGGACGTGAAAGGGACGTCACCAGAGCGTCCCCAGGACCCGGCGGCAGCAGAAGCCGCGGGGAGGCTGAGCCCGAGCCCCTTGTCAGGTACCGAGGGCGACTGTGAGCCTGAGCCCTTGGGTCACAGCAGTCGGGACAGAGGCACGGATGTGGAGGGTCCCCCTAAAAGCACAGGGGTGTCCGCAGATGGGGTGCCCTCTCCGCAATTAGACAGGATCGCAGAAAACCGTCCAGAGGGGGTCCCCGAGCAAAGTAACGGTGAGAGAGGTGAAGACAGTAAGGCCGGGCAGAAGGTCCAGGAGGCTTGTGCAGTGCAGGAAAAaaccagcagcctcagaaagGTTGACCGAGGACATTACCGCAGCCGAAAAGACCGATCGTCCAGCGGCGAGCACGCGCGGGACAGCAGGAGCGGGACGGAGGAGCAGCCTCGCCGGAGGCGACCCCACCATGAGTGGAAGCGGTGCCGGTCCGAGCGGCCCGAGCCCTGCGCCGCGGCCCCGCACGCCCCCTGCCCCGGATCCCTGGCCAGGTCCGGCCACCCGCGCTCCCGGAGCATGGGGGCCCCCGACCAGGAGTGGGGCCGCTACCACCACGCTGAGGCCGAGCACGCCTGGGCCCGGGAGAACTACCCGGACGGGATGCGCTGGGGGCGGTTCAGGTACCACCACGACAGGTACGCCTCGTACCCGGCCCGCGAGCCGTGGGAGTGGAGGCCCCTCCACGGCGAGCGAGAGTACGACCGAGCCGGGCCCTACAGCGGCCGGCCCCACAAGGACCACTACAGAGGCCGGAAGGGCCACGAGCCGGCGGCCAAAGAGAGGGACCGGCACCGCATCAGCAGCCCCGGGGCGGGCCCGGCCCACACGCCCCCTCCACACCCTGCTGACAAGTACGCCCACGACAAGGCTGCACTGGGGGCTGAAGACAGAGGCTGTGACCTCGCCGGTCAGTTTCACGAACACAAAAACATCAAGTCACGAAAACGGAGGTACAGTAGTGTAGGGGATAAAGACAGCCACGTAGAAAAGAAAGCCTGGAGAAGCTTACAGAAGGATCCTTTAGAGGAGCCTAAAGTGAAGAAGcacaaaaaatcaaagaaaaagaaatccaaggaCAAACACCGAGAGCGGAATTCCAG GGTTTACCTGTGTTCACGTAATGAGTGTCAACAGTA G
- the USP42 gene encoding ubiquitin carboxyl-terminal hydrolase 42 isoform X1, which yields MTTGDKASESSDPSTCQNQPGSSEAVSPGDMEAGSASWGTVSSLNDVSSHALSLGPVPGAVVYSSSPVPEKSKPSPPKDQALGDGIAPPEKILFPSEKICLKWQQTHRVGAGLQNLGNTCFANAALQCLTYTPPLANYMLSHEHSKTCHAEGFCMMCTMQAHITQVLNHPGDVIKPMFVINEMRRIARHFRFGSQEDAHEFLQHTVDAMQKACLNGSNKLDRHTQATTLVCQIFGGYLRSRVKCLNCKGVSDTFDPYLDITLEIKAAQSVNKALEQFVKPEQLDGENSYKCSKCKNMVPASKRFTIHRSSNVLTLSLKRFANFTGGKIAKDVKYPEYLDIRPYMSQPNGEPIIYDLYAVLVHTGFNCHAGHYFCYIKASNDLWYQMNDSIVSISDIRSVLSQQAYVLFYIRSHDVKIGGELTHSAHSPGQSSPQPVISQRVVSNTQAASGFIGPQLPSHMMKNPPHLNGTGPLKEMPSSSMASPNGNSSVSRTGPVNASTSVQDWPVNRPSAIPEHPKKQKITISIHSKLPVQKMQPQPTLHSSSSESANKPAPSSTITTSTAIQSTSSAPVMPASSKVTKQIALRESCPEPVTNGRSKLSSGVLVPYGAESSEESDEEAKGLGKENSLRPAESARAPAPLAEDVGASPHELREPVALNGATSTDSDPKENSLPSGAASCHVQPALHSENPFSKANSLPGKLMPAPLPLLPEDKILETFKLGSKGKGSTDEMSTTGTEERPPQDPEAELEAGSSAPDSRENLELVMSLSSKFKKVLLPSDASIKPTKEEVSENILAKPEEALPSINTFCNTNKDTLGGDQLPKLCDPGNLTNDQSKPSQDVKGTSPERPQDPAAAEAAGRLSPSPLSGTEGDCEPEPLGHSSRDRGTDVEGPPKSTGVSADGVPSPQLDRIAENRPEGVPEQSNGERGEDSKAGQKVQEACAVQEKTSSLRKVDRGHYRSRKDRSSSGEHARDSRSGTEEQPRRRRPHHEWKRCRSERPEPCAAAPHAPCPGSLARSGHPRSRSMGAPDQEWGRYHHAEAEHAWARENYPDGMRWGRFRYHHDRYASYPAREPWEWRPLHGEREYDRAGPYSGRPHKDHYRGRKGHEPAAKERDRHRISSPGAGPAHTPPPHPADKYAHDKAALGAEDRGCDLAGQFHEHKNIKSRKRRYSSVGDKDSHVEKKAWRSLQKDPLEEPKVKKHKKSKKKKSKDKHRERNSRRQQYSDLLVTHSDADLHNRHKKKKKKKKKKKHSKSENSLRDSEPLLPEATSCETVDHFQGADSAFPLMASQPLDGVGPCPEKTKHFWMETRDDRCHLSKCGQGD from the exons ATGACCACAGGTGACAAAGCTTCAGAATCTTCAGACCCATCAACCTGTCAGAACCAGCCTGGCAGTTCTGAGGCAGTCTCACCTGGAGACATGGAGGCAGGTTCTGCCAGCTGGGGTACTGTGTCTTCATTAAATGATGTTTCAAGTCACGCGCTTTCTTTAGGACCAGTACCTGGTGCTGTAGTTTATTCAAGTTCACCTGTACCTGAAAAATCAAAACCATCACCACCAAAGGATCAAG ctCTAGGTGATGGCATTGCTCCTCcagaaaaaattcttttcccatctgaGAAGATTTGTCTTAAGTGGCAGCAAACTCATAGAGTAGGAGCTGGGCTCCAGAATTTGGGCAATACCTGTTTTGCCAACGCAGCGCTGCAGTGTTTAACTTATACACCACCACTTGCCAACTACATGCTATCACACGAACACTCCAAGACAT GTCATGCAGAAGGATTTTGTATGATGTGTACAATGCAGGCTCATATCACACAAGTGCTGAACCATCCTGGGGATGTTATTAAACCGATGTTTGTCATTAATGAGATGCGGC GCATAGCTAGGCACTTCCGCTTTGGAAGCCAAGAAGATGCCCATGAATTCCTTCAGCACACTGTTGATGCTATGCAAAAAGCATGCTTGAATGGCAGCAACAA ATTAGACAGACACACCCAGGCTACCACACTCGTTTGCCAGATATTTGGAGGATACCTAAGATCTAGAG tcaaATGTTTAAATTGCAAAGGTGTGTCAGATACTTTTGATCCATATCTCGACATAACATTGGAAATAAAG GCTGCTCAGAGCGTTAATAAGGCATTGGAGCAGTTTGTGAAGCCGGAACAGCTCGATGGAGAAAACTCGTACAAGTGCAGCAA gTGTAAAAATATGGTTCCAGCTTCGAAGAGGTTCACTATACACAGATCTTCTAATGTTCTCACACTTTCTCTGAAACGTTTTGCAAATTTTACTGGTGGAAAAATTGCTAAG GATGTGAAATACCCTGAGTATCTTGATATTCGACCGTATATGTCTCAGCCGAACGGAGAACCGATCATTTATGATTTGTATGCAGTACTGGTACACACTGGTTTTAATTGCCATGCTGGCCATTACTTCTGCTACATAAAA GCTAGCAATGACCTCTGGTACCAAATGAATGACTCCATCGTATCTATCAGTGATATTAGATCGGTACTCAGTCAACAAGCTTATGTTCTCTTTTATATCAG GTCCCACGATGTGAAAATAGGAGGTGAACTTACTCATTCCGCCCATAGCCCTGGCCAGTCCTCTCCCCAGCCGGTGATCAGCCAGCGGGTTGTCAGCAACACACAGGCAGCATCCGGGTTCATCGGACCACAGCTTCCTTCTCACATGATGAAG AACCCACCTCATCTAAACGGGACAGGACCCTTGAAGGAAATGCCGAGCAGCTCCATGGCAAGTCCTAACGGGAATTCCAGTGTCAGTAGGACTGGCCCTGTTAACGCCTCGACATCTGTTCAGGACTGGCCGGTTAACAGGCCCTCAGCTATTCCAGAACAtcccaagaaacagaaaatcacgATCAGTATTCACAGCAAGTTACCTGTGCAGAAAATGCAGCCACAGCCTACTCTCCACAGCAGCTCTTCGGAGAGCGCTAACAAGCCCGCCCCCTCCTCTACCATTACGACTTCTACTGCAATACAGTCTACCTCGAGTGCCCCCGTGATGCCCGCGTCTAGTAAGGTAACGAAGCAGATCGCCCTGAGGGAGTCCTGCCCTGAGCCTGTGACGAACGGCAGGTCCAAGCTGAGCTCCGGCGTGCTGGTCCCCTACGGCGCCGAGTCGTCCGAAGAGTCCGACGAGGAGGCGAAGGGCCTCGGCAAGGAGAACAGTCTCCGTCCTGCCGAGAGCGCGCGCGCCCCTGCTCCGCTTGCCGAAGATGTCGGGGCCTCTCCGCACGAGCTCCGAGAGCCCGTGGCTCTAAATGGTGCTACCAGTACGGACAGTGACCCGAAAGAAAACAGCCTACCCTCGGGTGCTGCCAGCTGCCACGTCCAGCCTGCCCTACACTCAGAAAACCCCTTTTCTAAGGCAAACAGTCTCCCTGGGAAG TTGATGCCTGCTCCTTTGCCACTTCTCCCAGAAGACAAAATCTTAGAGACCTTCAAACTCGGCAGCAAAGGGAAAGGCTCCACAGATGAGATGAG TACAACTGGGACAGAGGAGAGGCCTCCGCAGGACCCCGAGGCTGAGCTGGAGGCTGGCAGCTCCGCTCCCGATTCCCGTGAGAACCTAGAGCTGGTCATGAGCCTTAGCAGCAAATTCAAGAAGGTTTTGTTGCCCTCAGACGCCAGCATCAAACCTACCAAAGAAGAAGTCTCTGAAAACATTTTGGCAAAACCCGAGGAGGCTTTGCCGAGTATCAACACCTTTTGTAACACCAACAAGGATACCCTCGGGGGTGACCAGCTTCCTAAACTGTGTGACCCAGGGAATTTAACAAACGATCAGAGCAAACCGTCCCAGGACGTGAAAGGGACGTCACCAGAGCGTCCCCAGGACCCGGCGGCAGCAGAAGCCGCGGGGAGGCTGAGCCCGAGCCCCTTGTCAGGTACCGAGGGCGACTGTGAGCCTGAGCCCTTGGGTCACAGCAGTCGGGACAGAGGCACGGATGTGGAGGGTCCCCCTAAAAGCACAGGGGTGTCCGCAGATGGGGTGCCCTCTCCGCAATTAGACAGGATCGCAGAAAACCGTCCAGAGGGGGTCCCCGAGCAAAGTAACGGTGAGAGAGGTGAAGACAGTAAGGCCGGGCAGAAGGTCCAGGAGGCTTGTGCAGTGCAGGAAAAaaccagcagcctcagaaagGTTGACCGAGGACATTACCGCAGCCGAAAAGACCGATCGTCCAGCGGCGAGCACGCGCGGGACAGCAGGAGCGGGACGGAGGAGCAGCCTCGCCGGAGGCGACCCCACCATGAGTGGAAGCGGTGCCGGTCCGAGCGGCCCGAGCCCTGCGCCGCGGCCCCGCACGCCCCCTGCCCCGGATCCCTGGCCAGGTCCGGCCACCCGCGCTCCCGGAGCATGGGGGCCCCCGACCAGGAGTGGGGCCGCTACCACCACGCTGAGGCCGAGCACGCCTGGGCCCGGGAGAACTACCCGGACGGGATGCGCTGGGGGCGGTTCAGGTACCACCACGACAGGTACGCCTCGTACCCGGCCCGCGAGCCGTGGGAGTGGAGGCCCCTCCACGGCGAGCGAGAGTACGACCGAGCCGGGCCCTACAGCGGCCGGCCCCACAAGGACCACTACAGAGGCCGGAAGGGCCACGAGCCGGCGGCCAAAGAGAGGGACCGGCACCGCATCAGCAGCCCCGGGGCGGGCCCGGCCCACACGCCCCCTCCACACCCTGCTGACAAGTACGCCCACGACAAGGCTGCACTGGGGGCTGAAGACAGAGGCTGTGACCTCGCCGGTCAGTTTCACGAACACAAAAACATCAAGTCACGAAAACGGAGGTACAGTAGTGTAGGGGATAAAGACAGCCACGTAGAAAAGAAAGCCTGGAGAAGCTTACAGAAGGATCCTTTAGAGGAGCCTAAAGTGAAGAAGcacaaaaaatcaaagaaaaagaaatccaaggaCAAACACCGAGAGCGGAATTCCAG GCGGCAGCAGTACTCAGACCTTTTGGTAACACACTCTGATGCCGACCTGCACAACagacacaagaagaaaaagaagaagaagaaaaagaagaagcacTCAAAATCAGAGAACTCGCTTAGAGATTCAGAGCCACTCTTGCCCGAGGCCACCAGCTGTGAGACTGTGGACCATTTCCAGGGAGCGGACAGCGCTTTCCCCCTCATGGCCAGCCAGCCTCTGGATGGTGTGGGACCTTGccctgagaaaacaaaacatttctggaTGGAAACGAGGGATGACAGGTGTCATCTGTCTAAGTGTGGCCAGG